AACCTGTAATGGCAAAACGTGCAGACATTACCTCTAGTCTTCCAGGTTCCAATTCGGTAATTCCTTGATGGTTTCAGTCTTTGAGTATGTTTATTTAATTAACTAGCCATGGGACCAATAATGTGATATGTAATTTATGTTTTTTTAGGAAAGACCAACTACAGTCCATTAACTATACATATCAGTGACCATATCGTTATAAAAATTATGTACAATTATGGATCGCCTTCATACACTCCTGCAGAATTTCAAACAATTCCTAGAAACATCTAAAACCTTACAGAAACTGGGGTTTTTTTTTTACACACAATCCTATGATTGATCAAGCAATTGTCTAAATCCTAAAAACAGATGGCAAATGAGAACATATGCCTTCAAATCCAATCATTCACAGCCCTGGTGGATAACTTAAACGAGCTGTTGGTGTAAGTAACTTTTAATGAACAGGCACATTCGTAAACCATCAACAAAGTTCATCAGGGTGTTGTTTCTGCTTAGGAGATGAAGGTAATGCAGCATTACTAACCGACAACTCCAGATCCCTAACTTCACCGAAGATCTGAGTCTTAGTTCTGGTTACAGGGATGTCAGTATCTGAATCTGGTGTGCGATATTTAACACCATTGCTTCCAGACTCCAATTCTTCATCGCTAAGTTCATCTGTTCGGCGCCTCGGGGACTTCAGAACATCGAGACCTATTTCTAGATCATCCTCGACCTTGGCTCGTGGTCGATGAGGTGCATCATCTTCTGGCACATTGGAATAGCTGGTCTGTGGCTGCGCTACCTCATCTCCCTCTTGAACAATAGCTCGTAGGTTGATCTTAGAAGGCTTCCTTTTTGAGCACCAGAACTCATGACAGTTGTGCACACAACCATGGTCATACACGTTTGGTTGGTTGCTGTACTTGTACTTGATATTCTCATACGTTGTCTTCAGAAAAACAAAGCACATATTTCATTCAGTAAAATAAAAATGTGGGATTGAGCAAGCGGCTAATACTAGTACATAATGATGCATCTGTTTCTTTAGCTCTCCAACTCAAATTCAGGACAGATTTCAATGATATTGAGGTGTTCATTTTATTTCAACTCAGCAAGCACTTAATATCATATCTAGAGCCTATCCATCATTTCTTTATTTGGCAAAAGAGCTTTAGACATTATGCCTTAACGTTGACTTGGGAGGACTAACCTTGTTTGTCGCGATAAGGTAAGAATGGAACCCAGTGAGACCGCCGACAAACCAGAAGCAAACGAAACAATATGCCATGACTGCCAATGAAGCTGGAGATTCTTTAATGGCCTTCACCAAAGAATGATGACCCctactcatgagaagcttgatgTGCAATCCACACATTGCACATACATAAATACACAGGACTGCCGCTGACGAAACAAAACAGAAGAAGTACCGGTAATTTCGctgcaaaagaaaagaaatgcaAATAAGCCTAGGCTGTTTTCATAGGAAATACACTCAAGCtgtaaaatgaaaaaaaaaacatccatAGCTGTCTACTCTGAAAAAAATGAAGTAATCAACATAACTGACCTCTCCAATACACTGCCCAACCCAAGGGCAGTGATGATCAAAGCGCTCAACACAGTTATCACATTTGGAGCAGTGGGAGCAGCGAGGAGGCCGGTATATCATGCAAGTTTCACAGTATTTCACTTTCACAGGCACATCATTGACCATAACCTCTTTTACTCGAGGAAACTGAAGAGTATGTGGAGCTGAAGCATCATGAGAAAACTCTTCCACAGGTGGGTGTGAATTTCGTGGTACAATACCTGGATCTTGAGATGAGGTAAGGAAGAGCAGTAACAGTACCTAAAAATCAGGTTTTGCAGAGAAGGATACTATGATTTTTTTGCAACACACATAAAAAAATAAGGGTaaagtccgtttttcaaccctgaactatcacgatagtccgatttcggcccttgaactacgaaaccggacatcctacacctccaactaacgaaaccgtttgaaaaacaaccctggctcagccaaaggcggttttgctacagtaaaatttccgaatttctagaatttcacacctctcaattaaataataaagaaaacatagttaatattgtcaaaaaatcatgatatttttttgggaggtagatcaaaagacaaggaatttatattggctagatgtgatacattaaacataatggaatttgaattataaaattttaaaaataggtagaattcaaaattccttgaatttttaggtcagctaaacctatgataaaaatgcattaaaaatatgataattcataattttttatttagtttagtcAGGTACTTTTTATTAGCCCAAAttctatagaaaattcataaattaaaatttgaggaatcaaatttgattcaaatttgagcgttgtgaaggaattcaaaaactttcataaaaacttgggccaacaaaaaataccttattaaactaaataaaaaattatgaattatcatatttttagttcatttttatcaaaggtttagctgacccaaaaattgaagaaattttgaattctaccgatttttaaaattttataattcaaattccatTCTGTTTAATGTATcgcatctagccaaaataaattccttgtctttttatctacctcccaaaacaatatcatgatttttagacaatattaactatgctttctttattatttaattgagagatgtgtgaaattctagaaattcggaaattttactgtagcaaaaccgcctttggctgagccagggttgtttttcaaacggtttcgttagttggaggtgtaggatgtccggtttcgtagttcaagggccaaaatcggactatcgtgatagttcagggttgaaaaacggactttACCCAAAAAAATAAAGTAGGAAATAAATAGCGACATAGCAAATTTGGTACTGTTCATAGAGAAAATAACTTCTGGATAAAAGATACTTAAAGAACATACTTAGTATGCAGAAGCATatatgaatatcatttttttgaaaattaataaaaaattatttaggATTGCTCAATGTTcactcttcaaaaaaaaagaaaaaaagaaaggaacttCCAAGTCAAGGTTCACAAATATGCATAAGAAACAAGCATGTCAGGATGACTGAAGGTTGCAATACAGCTGTGTTCCTTTGGGACCAAAACAAAAGGACTATCACACAAGGTTCCTTTCATGATCATAATGATGTCAAATACACCTTGCAAAAACTACAGGCTGTAAAGCATATTCACCTGTCTGTCTGATTAAAATTAACTTGGTTTCACTGCAACACAATTATCATTTTTCTTTAAAGAAAAACTGAACTTGTTAGAAAGTATTAAAAGATTTCAGGATTGCAGTTTGTTCATTATGGTAGGCTATTTTAGTCACATTAGGAAAAATTCTCCAACTGAAATAGAAAATATTATGCAAGCACCTTAGTGTAACTACGAAGTAAGCAAGCAAAGAATGTTTACTCACATAAATTGTAAGGCCTATGGTGACAGCAAGAATTGCATAGCCTGCATTATATGCAGGAAATATGCGTATGAGATCCCTGGCCACAAAGACGCAGAAGACAGCAACAGGGATTGTGATTAGAGCGAAAGATAAGAGAGTGGCCTTGGCATCTGGTCCAAAGATCAACCTTCCACCACACAAGATTATCTGAACACAGAGAAATAAATTACTGAAAATCTGATAGCTTAACAAAAGGTATTGAATGTAGGCGAGCAGCAGAAACAAACATACTGAAAATTGCAAGACAAGCTGTTAACATCTGAAAAGAAAGCCATGGTAATATCATCTTAACTAGTGGAGGCATCAAAAGTCCTTCCATGGTGAAGGAAAGGCAGTGTAACGGTAGTCTGAACTCTGACGAAAAAGGAACGCTGAAACCTCTAGTTCTAAAACCGTTGAAAGGCATAGGGCCTAAGAATTTTAATGCAATGTTGTGCAGCAGAGCGTTGGGCATTGTCTTGTGAGCCTCTAATTTGTTGGGATTAGCCAGCAGCAAGTAAGCAGAGGCACGACACAGAATGGTGAGGCCTTGGACATAACATAGAGTGACATACATACGAGTGAGATTATGTTATTACGCAGGGGAACGTTAAGATGATTCACATTGTCTGCCAAGGTGCATCCCGATCGAGTCTGGATAGTTTATTCAGCAGTGTCGGCAACACTGTGGTGAcgagataaaaaaaatcaggAAATGGAATGGATCAACTAACTGGGCAGACAATGCATATAAAGATCCAACAGGCCCTAATCATCTTATCCTCCAAAGAAGCCCCTCCCCCTTAAGCGTCGGAACCAGGAAAGAAACTGTTAGGCCTGATGCAAGCGAGAAATCAAGAAGAAGCTGGCACAACAGGGAATCCGGGCAAGAAGGACTCAGCGATCGAATCTAAACCCAAGAAAGGCGCGACCTTTAAGGAcccaagaaagaagaaaggagcTACTCCTGTTCCTGTAATGAATCCGACTCACGTTGTTGCCTCTCCAGGCTTGGTACACCCGGCGCTGCTTGTGcctggccatggccatggccggcgtcggcgtcggcgtcgttgAGAGAGTCcaagcggcggcgcgctccttCTAGTCCCGGCTTCCCTTGCTTTTTAGATCGGCAAGatttcctcctcccctcccctctcctctcctctcctctcctctacAAGGATATCACATCCCTCGCAAGGGGGGATTGGATTGGAAGCAGGATGATGCCTCTCGCATCGCATCGCATCACGGCTGCGCTGTTGGTGGGGTTTTTCTAGTACTGGCAGTAGAAATAACAATCAAATAAAAAAGGTCGCGATTTTAGGCTGGCAGGGCAATCCCCTACCAAAATGGCATGGCAACCCCAGAGGAACTAGGGAAAGATGCTTGGATTCGTTGGGGGAAGGAGGTCTCTCTCTTCCAACCCCAAACAAGGCTACAGCCTACAGACAACAAGGCCCTCCTCCAAGGAGGAAAACTGGGGAAGAGATGGAAAAGAGAAGGTATCGTATTCGATTCCCTTCCTATCCTCCTCCTCCAATGTTTCCTGAGCCAGCCAGAACCAGCACGAAACCGTTCGTCTCCCCTCCAGCCCGTCTTCCTTCCTGccgcgttttttttttctttttctgtctCAAAAATATCATTTTCTCCCTGTTAGCAACGCACAACATCAAATCCAATCAACACGTCGTGCTGTATCCTATAATTTACAGTGGTgatttaaataaaaatattcaatAATAAGCcgtgatttgatttgattttttcAGTTTCAATAAtaagttccatcaccaattaAGAGTACTAAACATTGATTTATTACCAAATTAATTTCATAAGTCGTGATttaaccacgagacgaatctattaagtctaattaatctataatttaaTCACTAATTGTtatagtaaccatccactaatcatacattaattatacttaatagattcgtctaaaactctaattgcaacttatataattagttttatattaaattgacATCGGAACATTCGAATTGATGGCTCAACATTCGAGGTGAGTGCTACTTAAAATACCAAACGAGACCTAGTAAAAATGGATCGTTTGAGTTATTGTGGCTAACATTTGTCTATCTATCTTTATGTCTGTTTTCTGTCATAGCAAGCGTTAGTGGACCAAGCAtttgcatctgctgaattcattCCTATCTATAGGAATCCACGAGTTTGGAAGAAAAAAGGTGTACAGGCAAAAGGAGCAATTCCACACTCCGAATGGCACGGAAGAGGTTCTCAAGAAATTGAAACGAAAATCGAAGAATTTAAGCTAAGGAGAAAGAGAAGCATGTGGGGGCAAAGCTCTATAAATAATGGCAGCACACTGCACGTGACCTCACCTATATTTAGCCCCGCGGGGGGTGgggggccttgtttagatgcgtaaAAGGAAAGCTATAAAGTAttgcattatttttatttgtatttgataatcaTTATTCGATCATAGGTTAacttcgtctcgca
The Panicum virgatum strain AP13 chromosome 6N, P.virgatum_v5, whole genome shotgun sequence genome window above contains:
- the LOC120680235 gene encoding protein S-acyltransferase 8-like; this encodes MAMARHKQRRVYQAWRGNNIILCGGRLIFGPDAKATLLSFALITIPVAVFCVFVARDLIRIFPAYNAGYAILAVTIGLTIYVLLLLFLTSSQDPGIVPRNSHPPVEEFSHDASAPHTLQFPRVKEVMVNDVPVKVKYCETCMIYRPPRCSHCSKCDNCVERFDHHCPWVGQCIGERNYRYFFCFVSSAAVLCIYVCAMCGLHIKLLMSRGHHSLVKAIKESPASLAVMAYCFVCFWFVGGLTGFHSYLIATNKTTYENIKYKYSNQPNVYDHGCVHNCHEFWCSKRKPSKINLRAIVQEGDEVAQPQTSYSNVPEDDAPHRPRAKVEDDLEIGLDVLKSPRRRTDELSDEELESGSNGVKYRTPDSDTDIPVTRTKTQIFGEVRDLELSVSNAALPSSPKQKQHPDELC